A region of the Cupriavidus taiwanensis genome:
ACACGCCGGACATGCCGAGCAACCCCGACCTGCGGTAGATCAGGTCCTCGATGGCCCCGGCATCCATGCCGAGCTCGCCGATCAGGTACAGGATCACACCCGGATCCAGGCTGCCGCAGCGCGTTCCCATGGGCAGCCCGTCCACGGCGGTGAAGCCCATGGTGCTGGCCACGCTGCGCCCCGCCACCAGTGCGCACATGCTGCTGCCATTGCCGAGATGGGCGACGACGGTGCGGCCCGCGGCCGCGGCGGCGTCGATGCGCGGCAGGACGCTGGCAATGTACTCGTAGGACAATCCATGGAAGCCATAGCGCCTGACGCCGCGGCCGGTAATTTCCACCGGCAGCGCGAACGCCTGCGCCGCTTCCGGCTGCGCACGGTGGAAGGCGGTGTCGAAACACGCCACTTGCGGCAAGGCCGGACGCCGCTGCGCGAGAATGCGGATGGCTTTGAGATTGTGCGGCTGGTGCAGCGGCGCGAGCGGGCAAAGCGTGTCGAGCTCCGCCAGCAGCGCCTCGGTCACCCTTGCCGGCTGCGTGAAGCGCACGCCGCCGTGCACCACCCGGTGCCCCACCGCGGCGAGCGTATGCCCTTCCCCATGGCCGCGCAGGAAATCCGCCAGGTAGGCGATAGCGCCTTCGTGCCCGAGCTGGGTGCCGGCATCCCACTGCCTGGCTTCGACTTCGGCGCCGGCCGCATCGGCCGCGCGAAACGCCGGAGCGGTGTAAAGCCCTTCGATGCTGCCGCGCAGTACCAGCCTCAGTGCGTTGTCATGGACATCGTAGGCGCGGTACTTGAGGCTTGACGAGCCCGCGTTCAGGACCAGGATGATCTCTGCCATGACGTCACCCCGCCACCTGGGTGGACTCTCGCCGCGCCTTGGCGACCAGGGCAGCCACCGCGCACGACGCCAGCCGCGTCGTCACCGTGTCGGCGCGGCTGGTCAGGATGATGGGCACGCGCGCGCCCAGCACGATGCCGGCGGCATCCGCGCCGGCAAGGAACGTCAGGCTCTTGGCGAGCATGTTGCCGGCGTCCAGGTCGGGCACCAGCAAGACGTTGGCGCGCCCGGCCACCGGCGAATCGATCTTCTTGATGCGTGCCGCATCCAGGTTGATGGCATTGTCCAGCGCCAGCGGGCCGTCGACCACCGCGCCGGTGATCTGGTGGCGGTCGACCATCTTGCACAGCGCGGCGGCTTCGATGGTGGATGGCACCTTGGGATTGATGGTCTCCATGGCCGACAGGATCGCCACGCGGACCTCCTTCAGTTGCAGGGCGTGGGCCAGGTCGATCGCGTTCTGGAGGATATCGGCCTTTTCGGACAGGGTCGGGGCGATATTGACCGCGGCGTCGGTCACGATCAACGCGTCCTCGTGCCCGGGCACGTCCATCACGAAGCAGTGGCTGATGCGCCGGGCGGTGCGCAGGCCGCTGTCGCCCGCGACCACCGCCCCCATCAGCTCGTCGGTGTGCAGGCTGCCCTTCATGATGGCCTCGGCCTTGCCTTCGCGCACCAGTTGCACCGCGGCCGCCGCCGCCGCGTGGCTGTGCGGCGCATCGACGATCGGGTACGCGCCGACGTCGATGCCGCTGGCACGCGCGGCGTCCTCGATGCGGCTGCGCGGCCCGACCAGGATCGGCGCGATCAGGCCCATGCGGGCCGCCTCGGCTGCGCCTTCCAGCGATGCGTGATCGCATGGATGCGCCACCGCGGTCGGGGTGGGCGGGATGGTCTTGCAATAGTCGATCAGCCGCTGGTACTTCTCATGTCTGGCGTTCACGGCAGGCTCCTGCTCTGGTTTCAGCGTGGTCGGCGGGCGGCGCTGGGTCCGCACGTGGTCTCGTACCGCATCGCCCTAGGATGCACGGGTGAGCGATGCGCCACCGGCGCGGCCGCGCTCGGGTTTCGGCGCCAGCACCGCGCGGATCCGCCCCAGCATCGCAGCCTGCTCCGCCGTGGGGCTGGTGCCAAGCAGGCGCTCGTCGGTACGCAGTTTTTCGGCCAGCGCATGCAGCCGCTGACGGTCGGCCTGGTGCCTGAGCAAGGCCGGCAGCGTCTCCAGCGCCTGCTCGGGCGCGTACCGGGTGATCAGCTCCTGCTGGCCCCGGGTCTTGCGCCAGGCGTCAGGGGGCAGTTCCGGCAGGAAGTCCGCGTAGTCCGTCACCAGCTCCTTGCGCAGCTCCAGCCGGGACAGCGGCAAGGGCTCGCCCTTGCGATTGAGCAGGCAGGCCAGCCGGGCAATCGCCTCGGTGTATCCGCCCTCGCCGACCGAGGCCAGCGCGGCCCTGACTTCCGGCGGTTCCTGCGGCGCCATGGCTGCCGGCGCGGAAGGCTTGTCCAGCGACAGGAACGAGAACAGGTTGGCGTACAGGTTGAAGAACGACGCCTCCGTCATCGCGTCACGCACGGCGCGGTAAGCGTCGAGGCCGGCACTGAGCATTTCCGCCCCCGCCTGTTCCTGCTGCCTCAGCGGATGGTCATCCGCCATGGCCTGGCGGTTCGCCCTGACCGCCTCGGCCGCGGGCTTGAGCCAGGCCATCCAGGGATTCAGGTCCGACAACGCCCAGTTCTGCACCCGCAGCGGATGGAACTCGCGCAGCATCCGTGCCGACGCCTCGTTCGACATGGCCTGGACGAACGGTTGCGCGAACAGTTCATAGGCGCGCTGGTTGAAGTCCGACAGCGCGGCAACGGCCTCGAACGGTTTCTCGTCGGCCCGCTCGAAGCGGTTGAGCCGGCCGGCGAGCTCCTCCAGCGAATGTTCCTCGAACTCGACCTCGTATTCGATGCCATCGCCGCGCTTGTGTTCGTGGATGACCATGCCGTAGAGGCCCGGGGGCAGCAGTTCGATGCTCTTCAGCACCGAAACGATCTGCGTATGCTCCTTCTTTGCGACCTTGCCGGAGACGAAGATGCCAAGATGGCCCACGCTCCGGTGCATCATCCCGACGATGACCTGGCCGCGCGCCTTGATTTCGTCGGTACTGCCATAGACGTCAACGACCCAGTTGAAGGCCTGCTGCGGCGGCGTGATGTTGTCGCCCATCGATGCAAACAGGACGATCGGCGCCCGGATCTCGCGCAGGTCGAAGCCCTTGCCGCCTGCCGCCTTGACGTCGCCGCTCCACAGCTTGTTGCCGACGAACAGGTTGCGCGTGATCCATTCGATCTCCTCGCGGTTCATCAGGTAGTAGCCGCCCCACCAGCGCTCGAACTCGAGGAAGCGCGGCGGCTCGGTGTCGGCCTTGCGGTACAGGTTGTAGTACTTGTCCCACAGGCTGTTGGCCGGGTTCAGGTTCTCAAAGTTCTGCACCAGCCAGGCGCCGTCGAACTTGCCGTTGCCGAGGTCCGCCGTAAGCGATGCCAGCCAGGTGCCGCCCAGCAGGCCGCCGGAATAGCGCATCGGGTTGTCGCCCTCGCCCGCGCTCCAGGCACCGCTCCAGTACGACATCGGCGCACCGTTGATGACGATCGGGCCGGTGTCGTCCGGATCCGATGCACCGAGCATCATCGCGGCCCAGCCCCCCTGGCAATTGCCGATGATGGCCGGCTTGGCGCTGTCCGGATGCAGGGCGCGTACCTTGCGGATGAACTGTTGCTCCGCCTCGCATACGTCGAGCAGCGTCTGCCCCGGCTCCGGGTCACGGAAGAAGATAACAAAGTAGACCGGGTGGCCGGCACGCATCGCCACGCCCACCTGCGAATCGTCCTTGAACCCGCCGATACCCGGGCCGTGCCCGGCACGCGGATCGATGATGACATAGGGGCGGCGGCTGTCATCGATGGTCACGCCTTCGGGCGGCGTGATTTTCAGCAGCGCGTAGTTGACTGGCCGCGCGAACTGGCGGCCATCCATCACGGTTTCGTAGTCGAAGTGCAGGACCGGCTTGAGGCCGTGCGTAGCGTTTTCCACAAAGTGGTTGCCCCGCTCCCTGAGCGTGTCCCAGAACAGGATGGCACGCTGCATGCTGTCGACCGCGTAGGCATAGCCGTTCATCGGATCGAGGCCGGCGGCCCACTTCGCCGGCGCGGGGGCCGCGCTGTCCTCGCCCATGGCCTGCTGCACACGATGTATATAGGCCTCCTGCGCGTTCCTCAGCCGCTTTTGCAGCACGACGCCCGTCTTGACGCCCACTTCACGCGCGTGAGCCAGTTGCTTGCCTGCATCCATGCCGTCCTCCGCCAGGAATCCTGCAATATCAATTGCCTATGGTGGATACCCCCCCCTTCAGCCTGCCCGGGTTGTCCCGCCATACCCTGGACCGGCCCCGTGGGATGTACCCCGGGCGTACATATTCTTGCTCTGACCAACTTTAATGGGAGCCGGTCCCGCGACAGAGATGAAATTTTTCCAAATGCGAGATAAGTAAAACCGCCCACCCGCCAGGGTGATGCCCAGCTCACGAATCGCAGCATGCGCCCCCCATCCGGGGTAATGCCGTTCAGTTAAGTCATCAAACACTACCGTCATTCCCGCCTACGCGGGAACGACAGTGGTTAACTGAACGGCATTACCCCCATCCGGGGGCCGTGCTGCGTGCGTCAAGGCGTGCGCTGAAGCGGTTGACTATGCGCGCAGGAAGCGGCCGATGGTTCTGGCCGCGCTGTCGGCGCCGGTCACAAGAAAGAGGTGGCCGTCGTCGACCAGCTGCAGCGCCGCGTGGGGAATGGCCGCGGCCAGGATCCTGGCATTGACCGGCGGCACGATCGGGTCGTCGGTCCCGTGCATCACCAGCGTAGGCTGCTTCAGCGCGCCCAGCCAGGGCAGGCTGCTCCAGCCCCAGGCCGCCAGCAGCTGGTAGAGGTAGCCGCGTCCGCGCGGCGGCTGCATGTGCCGGCCGTGCTGGTCGAGCCATGCGGGGTCATGGCGCACGGCGCCGCCATACAGGTCGGCGCCAACGCGGCGCAGGTACTGCGGGTCGGTATAGCGGCGCAGGCCGATCATCTTGGTCAGCACTGACAGCCTGCCGGGCACCATGATGACGCCGGGCGAGGTCGCCGCCAGGACCAGGCGCCTGCAACGGTGGGCCTGAAGCCGGGCAAACTCCTGCGCCAGCGCTCCGCCCCACGACACCCCCAGCGCATCGACCTGGCCATCGTAGCCAAGGCGCGACAGCAGCCGGTCGGCCAGCACGCAGAGACTGGAGAAGCGGTAAGGCATCAGCGGCGCGGGCGAGCCGCCCACGCCGGGAACGTCGAAGAGAATCACTTCGATGTCGGGCAGTGCGTCGACAAAGGGCCTGAGCAGTTCGAAGTTGGCGCCGATGCCGTTGAAGACCAGCAGCGGCGGGCCGGCGTCCCGGCCCGGCCGGATGCCGGCCCGCAGTACCTGGCCGTCCAGATCCACGGTCCGGACCTGGAGCTTGTGGCCGGCTTGCGTGCCGGCATTGATGGTTGTCATCGGTTCGTCCTGGAGACGTTGGCGCGCGGGCATGGCCGGCGCGCCGGCCTTGCCCGCCTGCGTTCATGCCTTGGGGCGCAGGATGCCCTTGACCTCCTCGACGTTCTCCGCGATGCGCCGGCCGACCGTGGCGATGCTGTCCGCCTGGGTCTTGTAGAGGGTATCGCTCAGGCCGCGCAGGCCGGCCACGGCCTTGTGCAGCGAGCGCGGCAGCGCTTGCGCCACCGTGGCGGAAGCCTTGCCCTCGGCGGGCTGGCCGCCGCGCGCCAGCGCCTGCAGGTCGGCGGCGGTGTCGCACAGGTACTCGGCCTGCAGGCGCACCACCGATTGCAGGCCGCTCAGCAGCGTGATGTTGATGCTGGCCAGCGCCTCGATGTCCTTGCGGCGCGACTCGAGGATCGCGGCCGGGTCAAGGCGATTGTGCCGGACGAAGTCAAGCAGCTTGCGGTGCGGGGCCTGGGACGCCTGCCGGGCGGCGGCGTCAGCGGTGTTGGTCGATTCCATCTGGGTGTCTCCTCACGGTTGGGTTGCAAAAATCGAAACTGGGGTTGGCCGCTGCGGCATGGGCCGGCGCCCATGGGCTGCGCATCACGCTTCGGTCACATAGCGTCCGGGCGCATCGCCACAGGGTGCGAATTGCGCGCTGCCGGGAACGTCGGGCGCGCGGCGCTTTGGTCCCGAGCGCGCCTGCAGCCACTGGCTCCAGTGTTCCCACCACGAGTCCTGCACGGCGGTCGCGTCGTCAAGCCAGGCCTGCGGATCGGCGGCCGGCGCGCCGCCACGGAAGAACTTCGCCTTCGGGTTGCCGGGGGGATTGACCAGGCTCTGCACGTGGCCGCTGGAACTCAGCACGAACTCGGTGCGCCCGCCAAAGGCGCGCATCGACCGGTAAACCGCCTTCCATGGCGTGATGTGGTCGGTCATGCCGGCCAGCACATACTTGTCGCAGGTCACGTCCGACAGCGTGATGGCGTGGCCCAGCACGTGCAGCGTGCGCGGCGTGGCGAGCTGGTTCAGCGTGAGCATGTCGAGGAACTGGCCGTGCAGGCCGGCGGGCAGCCGCGTGGTGTCGTTGTTCCAGTAGAGGACATCGAAGGCCGGCGGCGCATTGCCGAGCAGGTAGTTGTTGACCCAGTAATTCCACACCAGGTCGTTGGGCCGCAGCCAGGCAAAAATGCGTCCCAGCGCCGCGCCGTCGAGCACGCCGAGCGCCTGGCTGCCCTGCCGCGCTGCGGTGACGGCCTCGGGCGTGCTGAACAGCCCGAGCTGCGACTGCGCATCGAGTCCGAACACCGATACCATCAGCGTCGCGGCATGCACCAGCTTTTCGCCGCTGGCGGCGCAATAACCCATCAGCGCCGCCATGGTCATCGCACCCGAGCAGGCGCCATGCAGGTTGACGTCGGCACTGCCGGTGATGTCGCGGATCGCCCCGATCGCCTCGATCAGCGCGCTGACATAGGTATCCAGGTTCCAGTCGCGCTGCGCCGCGGTGGGATTGCGCCAGCTGACGATGAATACCTGCAGCTCCCGCGCCAACAGGTACTCCACCATGCTCTTGCCGGGGGCCAGGTCGAACACATAGAACTTGTTGACCTGCGGCGGCACGATCAGCTGCGGCCGCGCATGCACGCGGGCCGTGGACGGCGCGTACTGGATCAGTTCCAGCAGTTCGTTGCGGAACACCACCGCGCCCGGCGTCGTCGCCAGGTTCCGGCCGACGCTGAAGGCTTCCTTGTCCACCTGGGCCGGCATGCCGCCGTTGCCCAGGGTATCGGCGACCAGGTTGGCCAGCCCGCTGACCAGGTTCATCCCGCACGACTCCACCGTCTTTCTCAGCGCGGCGGGGTTGCCCAGCAGGGTATTGGTCGGGGCCAGCGCATCGATCACCAGCTCGGTGAAGTACTGCGCGCGGTGCTTGCTGCGCGCGTCCATCACCGAGCGCCGCACCAGGCCGCCCAACGCGTCTCGCCAGGCCTGGTAGCCCTGCAGCGACATCCGGTACAACGGGTTGTCGCGCCAGGCGGCATCGCCAAAGCGCCGGTCCCGCGCCGACGGCAACGGCGCCGAACCATCCAGGACGCTGACGAGATCGTGCGCCAATTGCGCCTGCTGCTCGAGCACGAGCACCGGCTCCTGTACGCACTGGGCGCCGATCTGCTGCGCGGCGCTGACGAAGTCCTCCGGCCTCAGGCCGACGAATGGATTGGGACCGGCCAGCGCCGGGTTCGCGTCGATGGCTTCGACGGCTTCGACGGCTTCGACGGCTTCGATGGCCCCGGCCGCGGTGGCGGCCATCACCGTCGCGGCCTGCCGGTTCCTGCCGGCTTTGCTGGCCGGCGCGCGCGCCCTGGATGCGGTTGTCATGTTGCTGCTCCTGCCTCTGCCTTGTTTTCTGCCCTGTTCCGGTGTCGTGTCCCGCTTCATGCCATCACAAGCGCGAGGGCTTCCGCCACCATTGCCGGCCTGGCTTCACCCTCGACTTCCATCGTGTTCTCCATGCGCAACAGCACGCGGCCGTCGCCCTTGTCATCGACGGCCAGCAGCCTGACGCGGTTGCGCACGCGCCCGCCTGCCCTGACCGGCGCCAGGAAGCGGGTCTTCTCCAGGCCGTAGTTCACCGCGGCGCGCGCGTCGCCCGGCACCACGCCCATGCCGGTCAGCTTTCCCGCCAGCAGCGACAGCGTCAGGTAGCCATGGGCGATGGTGCCGCCGAACGGGCTTTCCTTGCGGGCGCGCTCGACGTCAACGTGGATCCACTGGCGGTCCTCCGTGCATTCCGCGAACGCGTCGATGCGCGCCTGGTCCACTTCCATCCACTCGGACACGCCGAGTTCCTTGCCGACGAACGCGCAGAGCGTTGCCATGCTGTAGCCTTCGATTGCCATATGTCCCCTCGCTTGATTCGGTGCCGCGCGTTGGCCCGCGCGGATCTGATGCCGGCATCGTAGTGGCGGCGCCCGCCAGGGCGGCTACCAAATCCGGCCCAATCGCTGACAAAACCTGCCGCTTTGCGGGCGTGTGCCGCGGCAGCCGCGCAATGCGCACGCAAAGCCGCCCGTGATGGCGGAAACGGTCAGTCGCCGGCCGGCGTTGCCGGCACATTGCCTGGCTGAGATATGCAGCTGTGATACGCGGCTACGGCGCGCGGCGGTAGGCATTCGGCGTGCTCCCGGTCCAGTGGCGAAAGGCACGATGGAACGCGGTGGGATTGTCGAAGCCCACGTCGAAGGCAATGGCCGCGATCGGATCCGCCGAGCGCGTCAGGCGCTGAATGGCGATATCGCGCCGGACATCGTCCTTGATGGCCTGGAAGGTGGTGCCTTCCGCGGCAAGGCGGCGGCACAGCGTTCGCACCGAACAATGCAGCGCCAGCGCCGCGGCCTCGATCGTGGGTGGTTCCGGCAGGCGCTCGGCCACGTACTGCCGCACGCGATGACAGGTCATCTGCTCGTCGAACGAGACAAAGATCCAGTCCTCGGGTGCGCGCGCCAGGAATTTCTCCAGATCCGGCTTGCGTTGGCGCACCGGCATGTCGAGGTAAGCCGCGTCAAAGATCATGCGGGTCCGCTGGCAGCCGAAATGCACCGGACCGGGAAACAGGTAGAGATGGTCGCTGGCCAGCGGCGGCCGGCCGGATGGCAGTTCCACCGCCTGCAGCGGAATCTCCTTGCGGACCAGCCACGACGTGACGCCATGCACCAGCTTCAGCATCAGTTCGCGGCCCAGCATGCTCACGGCGGGCGACGCCGGATACTCCATCAGCTCCACATAGCCCGAAGCCCCATCGCGCCGCGACTCGACGCGGAAATCGTCGAGGATCAGGTGGAAGAACTGCCCGAACCGGTGCAGCGCCACTTCCAGCCTTGGCGCATCCAGCAAGCTCAGGCACAGGTACTTGAGCGTGCCATTGCGCAGCGGGCGGCTGAAGATGCCCGGCATTTCATCGTCGTGTTCGTGCGCGAGCAGCCGGTACAACGTGGCGAACTGCTCTTGCGTCACGCGCGCCGCCGGCTCCGCCAGCAGTTCGGCCGCAATGCCGGAGCGCTCCGCCAGCCGCGCGATCGCCATGGGGTCGGCGCCGCAAAGAAAGCCGTTGACGACGGAGATGGGGACGGTAGGAGACAAGGCGTTCACGCTAGCGCGCCGGCAATGCATGCCGCGGGAAAGAGGTCGGCGCATTCTGCGGCGGCCCCCAGCGAACGCGCAAGCTGCCAGTGGCTTGCCGGACATCGTGTTTTCCCTGCCTGTCACGAAATGTCAATTGATCGTCCCGAATCGTCAAAATTTCGTCGGACCATTGGACCAAACTCCGTGCTCACCGCAGACGGCAACAAAAGCCGCCGGACCGCGCCGCCGGAGACCCGGCAGGCGCGCGCACCGATGACATGATCAGGAGCCAACGCATGCAATACCCCGACAATTCCCCACACCCCGACAACGGTTCCAGGCCCCAGTCGTTTGCCTCGGATCAACCGGCGACACTTTCGGTCGAGGCCTATTTCGACCTGATCTGCCCCTGGTGCCTGATCGGCAAGAAGCACCTGGAAACCGCCATCGATTGGCTTGGCCGCGAGCGCCCGGACGTCGCCGTGCAGGTGGCGTGGCGTTCTTATCCGCTGATTCCCACGACCCCGCCTGCCGGCCTGCCGTACCGCGAGTTCTACCTGGCGCGGCTGGGCAGCCCGGAGGCCGTGGCGATGCGACAGGCGCAAGTGCGTGCCGCGGCAAAGGATGCCGGACTCACGCTGGCACTGGAGCGCATCGAAACCTTCCCGAACACGCTGCTGGCCCACCGGCTGGTGCGCCATGCGCGCCAGCAGGCGGGCGCTGGCGTGGCTGGCTTGCTGATCGAAGAACTGTTCCAGCGCTACTTCATACGCGCCGAAAATATCGGCGACCCGCGGGTACTGCGGCAGGCCGCGGCTTCGTGCGGCATCGCCTTGCCGGAGCATGCCGACAGCACCGGCGCGCATGACCTGGACTGGCTGCCATCGGTGCACGGCCCGCTCGACCCGCCGGCGCGCCCCGGTCTCGGGGTTCCCTGTTTTGTGTTCAACGGCACGCACAGCGTGTCGGGTGCGCGGCCGCCCGAGGTGCTGCTCCAAACCATGCACCAGGCGCTGGCACGTGCCAAACGGCGCGCCACGTTGGCGGCCGGCTAAGGACTTGAGCGCTGGCCGCAAGGCCACGGCCCGATAAACCCTCCCGCCCTAATACGACAACCGGAAAAAACGGCGCACCTCGTTGCCGAACCGCCGCGGCTCACCCCGCGCCGGCCGCAGGCGCCCTGCCCTTGCCGACGTAGTCATCCACCGCGCCGCCGACGGTGGCGTGGAAGTTCTTCTCGCCGATCAGCTCCAGCAGCTCGAAGCGCTTCAGCTTGTCGCGCACCGGATCCTTCATCTCGGCCAGGTGCACCGCGATGCCACGCTCGTGCAGCGTCCGGATCAGTTCGCGCAGCATGTCGGCCGAGGTCACGTCCACGCTGGTGACGGGCTCGGCGGCCACCACCACGCGGCGCACCGGCGTGGGCGAGTCCTCCACCGCCTCCATGAGCCGCTCCTGGAACAGCTCGGCATTGGCAAAGAACAGCGGCGCATCCCAGCGGAACAGCAGCAGGCCGTCGATGCGTTTCGCATGCGGATAGCGTTGCACGTCATGATAGCCACGCAGCCCTTCGACACGGCCGAGCACGGCAAAATGCGGCCGCCAGCCATCCCACAGGAACTCGATCACGGCAATCACCACGGCCAGGCAGATGCCCGGTATCGCGCCAAACACCGCCACCGCGGCAAAGCACACCATGGACAGCCAGAACTCCCATTGCTGGATGCGATAGATGCGCCTGAGATCCGCAAACTCGAACAGGCCGAGCGCGGCGGCAATCACCACTGCGGCCAGCGCGCTGCTGGGCAGGTACTGCAGCAGGTTGGGCGCCACCAGCAGCAGCAGCGCCACGGCCAGCGCGCCGACCACGCCGGTCAGCTGCGTCTTCGCCCCGGCGGCCTCCGCCACCGGCGTGCGCGAGGCGCTGCTGCTGATCGGGAAGCCCTGGAAGAAGCCCGCGGCCAGGTTGGCGGCGCCCAGGCCCACCATCTCCTGGTTCGGGTCGACCCGGGTGTGGTAGCGCGCCGCATAGGTGCGCGACAGCACGCTGGTATCCGCGAACGCAATCAGCGCCACGGCGCAGCCGCCCAGCACGATCTTGACCAGGTCGGCGCCGCTGAGCCACGGCAGCGCCAGTTGCGGCAGGCCCTGCGGGATCGGGCCGAGCACCTTCACGCCGGCCCGGTCCAGGCCGAACACGCTTACCGCGATGGTGGCCAGGACCACCGCGATCAGGATGCCGGGCAGCCGTTCAAAGCGCTTGAGGAGCAGGATCAGCACCAGGCTGCCGGCGCCGACTGCAAAGCTGTACCAGTTGGTCTGGCCGTCCAGGATGGCCCGGCCCAGCGCCAGGATCTCGCGCAGCGGCCCGCCCTCGTCGACCGAGATGGCAAACAGCTTGGGCAACTGGCTGACCAGCACCGTCAGCGCGATGCCATTCATGTAGCCGTAGCGGATCGGCTTGGACAGCAGCT
Encoded here:
- a CDS encoding SulP family inorganic anion transporter, translating into MQTEPLTPPGERSARPEPGWWRWLPGLTMLRTYQAAWLPRDLAAGLVLTTMLVPVGIAYAEASGVPGVYGLYATVVPLLVYAVFGPSRVLVLGPDSALAAPILAVVIQVSAGDPARAIAAASMMAVVSGVVCIVMGLLRLGFITELLSKPIRYGYMNGIALTVLVSQLPKLFAISVDEGGPLREILALGRAILDGQTNWYSFAVGAGSLVLILLLKRFERLPGILIAVVLATIAVSVFGLDRAGVKVLGPIPQGLPQLALPWLSGADLVKIVLGGCAVALIAFADTSVLSRTYAARYHTRVDPNQEMVGLGAANLAAGFFQGFPISSSASRTPVAEAAGAKTQLTGVVGALAVALLLLVAPNLLQYLPSSALAAVVIAAALGLFEFADLRRIYRIQQWEFWLSMVCFAAVAVFGAIPGICLAVVIAVIEFLWDGWRPHFAVLGRVEGLRGYHDVQRYPHAKRIDGLLLFRWDAPLFFANAELFQERLMEAVEDSPTPVRRVVVAAEPVTSVDVTSADMLRELIRTLHERGIAVHLAEMKDPVRDKLKRFELLELIGEKNFHATVGGAVDDYVGKGRAPAAGAG